A segment of the Xenorhabdus bovienii SS-2004 genome:
TAACCATAAATATAGGTTCTTTCCTTCATTAATGTTAGTGTCGAATTCATTTTTTAACTGATGCCTTATCTTACTGTTGGCGCCATCACTAATAACAGTCAAATCAGCGGGGAGGTTAATAAGATCTTCAGCATTCAGTGAAGAGTCGTAATTAATCTTGATACCCAGATCCAGTGCCTTTTTCCTAAGGGTATTGATCATTTCTAACCGACTGATCGCAAGGAATTGGTATCCAGATGAACGGAACGTTTTTTCTTTTATATAAATATCAATATGGTTTAATGTTGAAATATGAGGTCTGAGCTGTTCAACAATACTGGGATCGATATTGGCTAACTGCTGTAACATCGGCTCAGAAAGTACAAGCCCCCAACCCGTTGTAACATTTGATAAGTTACGTTCGTATACAACGACATCACGGTTATGATCCTGCATTTTTGCCAGAATGGAAAACACTAACCCTGCGGGGCCTGCACCAATACACTGTATCTTCATTATATCTACTTCCCAAATTACGTAAATTCGCAAGTATTAGCAAAATCAGTGTAGGCCGTGTGCGACACGTTTGATATTGACTAAGTGCTTCCAGATGATCGGATCGGTTGAATGATTGTGGCCAAAAGTCCCACTGCCTTGCATGAATGATACAGGTAGCTCAGTGGTTTCCCCGAGCATGCCCTGTGTTGCTGATGTATTCACCAAAATGCGTCCGGCAGGCATGACGGTTGAAAATTGATGAATTTCTTCTGGATCTTCGCTGTGTATTACAGCCGTATGCCCTGCTCCCTCGTTACAAATCAACGAATAGGCAAGAGAAACTCCATTTTCTTCATCAGCAGTATATAGAGTAAGTACTGGCGCCATTTTTTCATTGCTGAGAAAATCATGCCTGCCTATTTCTGCGGGTATAACAAGCAATTTAATGGGATAAGTGCGTGAAATGTTGGCTTTAGCAGCCAAAGATGCCGCGCAGACACCAATATTTTCACGGCTTACATACTGGGTTTCTGGATTAAATAACGTCTGGATAGCCTGCTCAACTTCGCTGCTTGTCAAGATTGCCGCACCATTGGCTTCCAGAGCCGAGATCAGGTCATTTTTGCTTGCAGGATGTACTATGAGGTTGCTCTCTGAGCCGCAAACGATGCCGTTATCATATATCTTGCCATTAACAATATTGGCGGCAGCTTTCTGAATGTGAGCGGAACGGCTGATATAGACAGGGACATTGCCAGGCCCTACGCCAAACGCGGGTTTACCAGAACTGTAAGCCGCATGCACCAGATTTCTTCCTCCTGTCGCAAGGATCATGTCTACACCGGGGTGCTGCATCAGCATATGGGTTTTATCATGGCTTGGAGGCGTGCAGACTTGAACCAATGAAACGGGCAATCCGTGCTCGGTAAGAACCTGTTGTACCAGACCAATAAATTCATCTGCCAATTTGCCAGTTTTACCGGGATAACTGAAAATGATGGCGTTGCGAGTTTTGATGGAAAGCATGATCTTGAAAAGCGAGTTTGGAATCGGATTTGTTAATGGGACAACGGCAAAGATCAATCCAACTGGACTGGCATATTCAATAAGCCTTTGGGTTCCACCAAGACGACCATGGGTTTTGGTGCCATATAATCCCTTAAATACTTGGTTCACTACCAAAGCTAATTTGTGTTCTTTATCGTCGGCATTGCCGATACGGGTCACAGCAAGCTCTTTTTCAGCCCATTCCCGGCAGTGAGTGGAAAATATTTTTGCCAAATGGTGAAGAACGTTATCAATATCTTCATCTGACTGTTTTTCCAATTCTTTTTGGGCGATTTTTCCCTGAACAACCAGATTGTCTATATAGGACGCTGTTTCAGTTTGCTGAACGGTGATATCGATATTTTCATTTATTGTCATGATGTTATCTCCATACATTTTTTATCTTAGGACATTACCAATCAATAGTCTGGCGAGCTGAATAAAAATGGCCGTGTTGTTCTCTGCCCTTATCTAAGGCCAGCCAAACAACCGTATCAGCACCTTCGGCAGCAGAATTTGGTGCCTGTTCTGAACTAATTTGGCTATCTAAGCCCGTTCTGCACCAACCCGGGCTGCATACACTGACAGAAATCTTCGAATCACGAAATTCTTTCGCCCATTGTAACGCGAGCATGTTCAGAGCGGCTTTGGAGGCTCGATAAGCTGGACCTTCGATTCTGTTATATTTTGAATGCGGGTCAGCAGCTTGGGATAACGCGGCAAGATCGGTAGATATAAAAATGAGTCGAGCTTCTTCTGAACGATTGAGTAAGGGTAAAAATGCTTGGGTGACGAGCCAGGGGCCAACCAAATTGACCGTCAGACTTTTATGGATGTCATCCAGAGAGGTTTCGCTGGGTTTTTGGATTGAATCCAGAAAAACACCAGCATTATTAATCAGTACATCAAGGGTCGTATTGGCGCTGAGCAGTAAATTTGCCGCAGATTTTATGGATTCTGGATCTGTGACATCCAAATGAAGCAAATCGGCGGTTATTCCCATTTGGGTCAATTGTGAAACACTATGTTCAAGCGCAGGTATATCACGGCCTGAAAGTATTACCCGATGGCCTCGTTCACCCAATTTTTTCGCAATTTCAAATCCGATGCCTCTGTTGGCACCCGTAATTAAGCAAGTTTTCATATTAATTTCCTTCTTCAGTTACCATTGAATTATCTTCAGGCATACGATCTCTGATTTTTCTTTTGAGTTTTTTCCCTGTGACGCCGAGATCGTTGTCAGCGGATTGATAAACAATATTGTCGATCAATGGCCATTGTTTTTCCTGATGACAGGCGTTGATGTTTTGTAACAGTGTGGCCGGCGAAATTTCGTGCCCTGCTTTCAGCTCGACGATAGCCGTTGTCTGTTGATCGCCATTGGGCAGGGAGGTAGCGACAATGCTGATATCAAAAATACTATCGATATTTTTCAACAGCCACTCTTCACATTGGGTACTGTAAAGTGGCCCTTGGGGAGTCTTAATCCAATCTGATGTACGATCAACGTGGTAAAAGAAACCGTCGTTGGTACGGTAAACCAAATCACCTGTTAACCAATAACCATTAACCCGGTTTTTCTCGGTCAGGAGATGGTTATTCCAGTAACCCGTGGTTACTGATTTTGAAATAACGCCCAACATACCGACTTGGTTATTGGGGAGAACATTTCCGTCTGCATCAAGTATGGCAGCATCAACCCAGGAAAAAGGTATTCCAATACAACGATCATATCTGTCTGTTTTTGGTTGATGAATATTTCTGAACATGGCAAATGCGAATTCTGAAGAGCCAAGATTGTCGATGAAGAAAGATCCACGCGCTTTTTTGCCATCAACGAAATGATGACCATAAGAAATCAACTTTCGTATATGGGGTTCGTGATTCGCGTCACCTGTGGAAACCCAGTGGGAAATAGAATTAAGATCCCAGTCATCGAGGTCTTCTCTGCATAGATCAACAAATATTTTGGGAAAAGCAGCAACGGTGTCAGGTTTAATTTGTTCAATGGAATCTAAAATG
Coding sequences within it:
- a CDS encoding aldehyde dehydrogenase family protein; the encoded protein is MTINENIDITVQQTETASYIDNLVVQGKIAQKELEKQSDEDIDNVLHHLAKIFSTHCREWAEKELAVTRIGNADDKEHKLALVVNQVFKGLYGTKTHGRLGGTQRLIEYASPVGLIFAVVPLTNPIPNSLFKIMLSIKTRNAIIFSYPGKTGKLADEFIGLVQQVLTEHGLPVSLVQVCTPPSHDKTHMLMQHPGVDMILATGGRNLVHAAYSSGKPAFGVGPGNVPVYISRSAHIQKAAANIVNGKIYDNGIVCGSESNLIVHPASKNDLISALEANGAAILTSSEVEQAIQTLFNPETQYVSRENIGVCAASLAAKANISRTYPIKLLVIPAEIGRHDFLSNEKMAPVLTLYTADEENGVSLAYSLICNEGAGHTAVIHSEDPEEIHQFSTVMPAGRILVNTSATQGMLGETTELPVSFMQGSGTFGHNHSTDPIIWKHLVNIKRVAHGLH
- a CDS encoding SDR family NAD(P)-dependent oxidoreductase translates to MKTCLITGANRGIGFEIAKKLGERGHRVILSGRDIPALEHSVSQLTQMGITADLLHLDVTDPESIKSAANLLLSANTTLDVLINNAGVFLDSIQKPSETSLDDIHKSLTVNLVGPWLVTQAFLPLLNRSEEARLIFISTDLAALSQAADPHSKYNRIEGPAYRASKAALNMLALQWAKEFRDSKISVSVCSPGWCRTGLDSQISSEQAPNSAAEGADTVVWLALDKGREQHGHFYSARQTIDW
- a CDS encoding class I adenylate-forming enzyme family protein, translating into MITPEEIKKIISSENIGAGNFIHHLNNYFSEREMSPKITCDVPTYDNPEEEKSQFEINDLVKISDQLSGAYIALGVQKREPVALYFDDTIDYLIHFIALNNIGSFPIFVNGDLSSHIAMSFMQNSGTKFIISTEERIHSLGDKAAGIQFVTPNELNLLKKPISRYYQHHANDIILLGHTSGTTGLPKPVIFTHESMFHGILKEVAKQRGKQILSMFPHSHGASMTLIMLTLTRGAAIHIQSKKTAFDILDSIEQIKPDTVAAFPKIFVDLCREDLDDWDLNSISHWVSTGDANHEPHIRKLISYGHHFVDGKKARGSFFIDNLGSSEFAFAMFRNIHQPKTDRYDRCIGIPFSWVDAAILDADGNVLPNNQVGMLGVISKSVTTGYWNNHLLTEKNRVNGYWLTGDLVYRTNDGFFYHVDRTSDWIKTPQGPLYSTQCEEWLLKNIDSIFDISIVATSLPNGDQQTTAIVELKAGHEISPATLLQNINACHQEKQWPLIDNIVYQSADNDLGVTGKKLKRKIRDRMPEDNSMVTEEGN